A stretch of the Geovibrio thiophilus genome encodes the following:
- a CDS encoding Gx transporter family protein → MSNAKTKMTDLTPSQDRTALIGVFTALSIVFGIAENFIGLPLPGLRLGLANIGIMLAITMLDFKAAFAVAFLKAIIVPLVTGNFIVKVSIGLPATLASTFLMLTYFKLCGRFITSVSMGALGGLVHITVQFFTAGTFYIQSPAVYGLLPYFAAVSAACGVFTGYAALMIEGYLKRSQERSRKNDSENYTG, encoded by the coding sequence ATGTCAAATGCGAAAACGAAGATGACGGACTTGACGCCGTCTCAAGATAGAACAGCGCTTATCGGAGTTTTCACCGCCTTGTCCATAGTTTTCGGCATAGCGGAAAACTTCATCGGACTTCCTCTTCCCGGGCTTCGGCTCGGTCTTGCCAATATCGGGATCATGCTCGCCATAACGATGCTTGACTTCAAGGCGGCTTTTGCCGTCGCGTTCCTTAAAGCGATCATTGTCCCTCTCGTAACCGGCAACTTTATTGTCAAAGTTTCCATAGGACTACCAGCCACTTTAGCCTCAACGTTTTTAATGCTGACATATTTTAAATTATGCGGTAGATTCATAACTTCGGTCAGTATGGGAGCACTGGGCGGGCTGGTGCATATCACCGTTCAGTTTTTTACGGCCGGCACATTCTACATTCAGAGTCCCGCTGTTTACGGGCTTCTCCCCTATTTTGCCGCTGTCTCCGCCGCATGCGGAGTTTTTACAGGCTATGCGGCGCTCATGATAGAAGGGTATCTGAAAAGATCACAGGAACGGAGCAGAAAAAATGATTCAGAAAATTATACTGGCTAG
- a CDS encoding Maf family protein encodes MQKIILASGSPRRRELMTRIGLNFQYVTSDIKEDLTDDPDFGHQAMRLAAMKAYNVANIYDEAYIIGADTIVVLDGVIYGKPTDAADAKNTLRALSGKQHKVITGVALVNKREGLCERFYESTDVYFRKYGDDFIDWYIETEEPFDKAGSYAIQGKGCLLVEKIEGDYDNVVGLPVSRLFQHLIKSGIRPGGLHEF; translated from the coding sequence ATTCAGAAAATTATACTGGCTAGCGGTTCGCCCAGACGCAGAGAGCTTATGACCCGCATCGGTCTGAATTTTCAGTATGTAACATCAGACATTAAGGAAGATTTAACAGACGATCCGGACTTTGGGCATCAGGCTATGCGCCTTGCCGCAATGAAAGCCTACAACGTGGCGAATATCTATGACGAAGCGTACATAATCGGCGCTGATACAATTGTTGTGCTGGACGGGGTAATATACGGCAAACCCACGGACGCGGCGGACGCTAAAAACACGCTGCGCGCGCTCAGCGGAAAGCAGCATAAGGTAATCACAGGCGTTGCCCTCGTCAATAAGCGTGAAGGCTTATGCGAGAGATTTTACGAATCAACTGACGTTTATTTCCGCAAATACGGGGATGACTTCATAGACTGGTACATAGAAACAGAAGAGCCCTTCGACAAGGCTGGCTCATACGCTATACAGGGGAAAGGCTGTCTTCTCGTGGAGAAAATTGAAGGCGACTACGACAATGTTGTCGGATTGCCGGTGAGCAGGCTTTTTCAGCATTTAATTAAATCAGGAATAAGACCGGGGGGACTGCATGAATTTTAA
- a CDS encoding long-chain-fatty-acid--CoA ligase, protein MNFNNLAQMLIDRAKIQPKKVYIHFQEAKITYGEANALTNKIASAMQLKGVEKGDRVAIMLENSPEFVFTLFAAFKCGAMVVPVNTFLKRDEVAYILKDSGAKIFVTSPEFHEVTNKIEKEVKSLKAVMAYQQTAFRSENLYVISENLSDKDVKPDVTEMDSALLIYSSGTTGHPKGAELTHRNLIANAAACASRFDVRSREKFLLFLPSFHSYAMMTCLILPTFSGSSVIILEGVNDLKKKSFKNILVFKRPTFFLGVPQVYTALLKSKMPAWFIKFIYPIRLHVSGGAPLPEETLKQFKSKFGKTIVEGYGLSEASPVVSVNLLNKQKPLSVGPALDGVQVKVVDESEMEVTVGTVGELIVKGPNVMKGYWNMPGLTETTIRNGWLFTGDLAKVDKEGFIYIVDRKKDLILVKGMNVYPREIEEVLHKYEGVEAAAVIGLPDEASGEVPDAYIKPKEGANLDIKDIKKYLKEKLANYKTPRHIYIRQDLPLTATGKILKRELKREVLSGHFHTGHHPED, encoded by the coding sequence ATGAATTTTAACAATCTTGCCCAAATGCTTATCGACAGGGCAAAAATTCAGCCTAAAAAGGTTTATATTCATTTTCAGGAAGCAAAAATCACTTACGGCGAAGCAAACGCGCTTACCAACAAAATCGCTTCGGCAATGCAGCTTAAGGGTGTAGAGAAAGGGGACAGGGTAGCCATAATGCTTGAGAACTCCCCCGAGTTCGTTTTTACCCTGTTTGCGGCCTTCAAATGCGGAGCGATGGTCGTTCCTGTAAATACATTCCTCAAAAGAGACGAAGTAGCCTACATTCTCAAAGACAGCGGAGCCAAAATCTTTGTGACCTCGCCCGAGTTCCACGAAGTGACCAATAAGATAGAAAAGGAAGTCAAAAGCCTTAAAGCCGTGATGGCATACCAGCAGACGGCATTCCGCTCCGAAAACCTGTACGTTATTTCAGAAAACCTTTCAGACAAGGATGTTAAACCTGATGTAACAGAGATGGACTCAGCTCTTCTCATATACTCGTCAGGAACCACAGGTCACCCCAAGGGAGCGGAACTCACCCACAGGAACCTCATAGCAAACGCTGCTGCCTGCGCTTCAAGATTTGATGTGCGCTCAAGAGAGAAATTCCTGCTTTTCCTCCCCTCTTTCCATTCATACGCAATGATGACGTGTCTTATACTGCCCACATTCAGCGGCTCGTCCGTGATAATTTTGGAAGGCGTCAACGACCTTAAGAAAAAAAGCTTCAAAAATATACTTGTTTTCAAACGCCCGACTTTCTTTCTCGGTGTTCCTCAGGTTTACACAGCGCTTCTCAAGTCTAAAATGCCTGCGTGGTTCATCAAGTTCATTTATCCTATCAGGCTCCATGTCAGCGGCGGAGCTCCTCTGCCGGAGGAAACCCTTAAACAGTTCAAAAGCAAATTCGGCAAAACCATAGTCGAAGGCTACGGGCTTTCAGAGGCTTCCCCTGTTGTTTCAGTGAACCTTCTTAATAAGCAGAAGCCGCTTTCTGTCGGTCCGGCCCTTGACGGAGTGCAGGTTAAGGTGGTGGACGAGAGCGAGATGGAAGTTACTGTAGGCACAGTGGGCGAGCTCATAGTAAAGGGTCCCAACGTCATGAAGGGCTACTGGAACATGCCGGGGCTCACAGAAACCACAATCCGCAACGGCTGGCTCTTCACAGGCGACCTTGCCAAAGTTGACAAAGAAGGCTTCATCTACATAGTTGACCGCAAGAAAGACCTTATCCTCGTGAAAGGAATGAATGTTTACCCCAGAGAGATAGAGGAAGTGCTTCACAAATATGAAGGCGTGGAAGCGGCTGCCGTTATCGGTCTGCCGGATGAGGCAAGCGGCGAAGTGCCTGATGCTTATATAAAACCGAAAGAAGGCGCTAATCTTGACATCAAAGATATTAAAAAGTATCTCAAAGAGAAGCTTGCAAACTACAAAACACCCCGCCACATTTATATAAGACAGGATCTCCCGCTGACCGCCACAGGTAAAATCCTTAAGCGAGAGCTCAAGCGTGAGGTTCTTTCCGGTCATTTCCATACGGGGCATCATCCGGAGGACTAA
- the priA gene encoding replication restart helicase PriA, with translation MAYYDILLPVPAGGVYTYISHTPLSRGQRVRVPLASRILTGVVLNEAKELKDGVKYREIAETFEDSTLFTDQFLKLIDAMADYYVNPPGLTLSGTISKSVVESEPCPVPVKKLAAAENLRLNPDQQAVYESIAADHGKFSVHLIHGVTGSGKTEIYIELAKDAIAAGQKVIYLVPEISLTPQMVERISNRLGFEVPSYHSRHTPKKRKEVFWSFAKGEAPVLIGARSALFVPAENIGLIIVDEEHEQSYKQEEAPSYQLRDMAVLYGSILGTTVVLGSATPSLETMHNARAGKYRLHRLLTRHAACMPAMQTVDMKSCDPIDHIISERLYDELSATVQRGEQAILLINRKGYSHTLYCEKCGKTIHCPNCSVALTWYKSRNVTKCHYCASEYRTPHCTHCGSTLTRDYGAGTERVAEVLEQLLGIPVLKLDTDNVTSQSKLSKMLDDFRDGKFKVLVGTQLVAKGLHFPNVTLSAVLNLDNMFSLPDFRAHERAFQLLVQLSGRSGRCEKEGKVIIQTYSPEMEIFDMAMNRPDDFYEFEMQRREAFGYPPVGKLCRLVFSHSREETVHETAQEVKRALASMPSALKVMGPTQAPVYKIRNKYRYSILLKSPDAALLKRAIHLAVTSFNKLGKTAVIMKVDRDPYFFM, from the coding sequence TTGGCTTATTACGATATTCTTCTGCCCGTTCCCGCAGGCGGCGTTTACACTTACATTTCCCATACGCCGCTCTCACGGGGGCAAAGGGTCAGGGTTCCCCTCGCCTCCAGAATCCTCACAGGAGTTGTTCTCAATGAGGCTAAGGAGCTGAAGGATGGGGTTAAATATCGTGAGATAGCCGAAACCTTTGAAGATTCCACCCTGTTTACCGATCAATTTCTGAAACTTATAGACGCCATGGCGGATTACTACGTGAATCCGCCCGGTCTGACTCTTTCCGGTACAATCTCTAAATCTGTCGTGGAGTCAGAGCCCTGCCCTGTACCTGTTAAAAAGCTGGCAGCAGCTGAAAATCTCAGACTCAATCCCGATCAGCAGGCAGTCTATGAGAGTATAGCTGCGGATCACGGTAAATTCTCCGTACACCTCATTCACGGCGTAACAGGCAGCGGAAAAACCGAAATATACATCGAACTCGCTAAGGACGCCATAGCCGCAGGGCAGAAGGTAATTTATCTTGTGCCAGAAATATCCCTTACACCGCAGATGGTTGAGCGTATATCAAACAGACTTGGCTTTGAAGTTCCGTCCTACCACAGCAGACACACGCCTAAGAAGCGTAAAGAGGTCTTCTGGAGCTTCGCCAAGGGTGAGGCTCCGGTCTTGATCGGCGCAAGGAGCGCTCTGTTTGTTCCTGCTGAAAATATCGGACTGATCATCGTTGATGAAGAACATGAGCAGAGTTACAAGCAGGAGGAAGCGCCATCCTATCAGCTAAGGGATATGGCGGTGCTTTACGGAAGCATCTTGGGAACCACAGTTGTTCTGGGCAGCGCAACACCCTCGCTGGAGACAATGCACAACGCCAGAGCGGGAAAATACCGCCTTCACAGGCTTCTTACCCGTCATGCCGCATGTATGCCCGCCATGCAGACAGTGGATATGAAATCCTGCGACCCTATAGACCATATAATCTCAGAAAGGCTGTATGATGAACTTTCCGCCACTGTTCAACGTGGAGAACAGGCTATTCTGCTCATAAACCGCAAGGGGTATTCACACACGCTTTACTGCGAAAAATGCGGCAAAACCATACACTGCCCCAACTGCTCCGTGGCGCTGACGTGGTATAAATCAAGAAACGTAACCAAATGCCATTATTGCGCATCGGAATACAGAACACCCCACTGCACTCACTGCGGAAGCACCCTTACCAGAGACTACGGCGCAGGAACGGAGCGTGTGGCTGAAGTACTGGAGCAGCTTCTCGGGATCCCTGTACTTAAGCTCGATACCGACAATGTTACATCCCAGAGCAAGCTCAGCAAAATGCTGGATGATTTCCGTGACGGCAAATTTAAGGTTCTTGTGGGTACGCAGCTTGTGGCAAAGGGTCTACACTTCCCCAATGTAACCCTTTCCGCCGTGCTTAATCTGGATAATATGTTCTCACTGCCGGATTTCAGAGCGCACGAGCGGGCGTTTCAGCTTCTTGTGCAGCTTTCCGGACGCTCCGGCAGATGCGAGAAGGAGGGGAAGGTAATAATCCAGACCTATTCACCGGAGATGGAGATCTTCGATATGGCGATGAACCGTCCGGATGATTTCTATGAGTTTGAGATGCAGCGCAGGGAAGCCTTCGGCTACCCGCCTGTGGGAAAGCTGTGCAGGCTCGTTTTCAGCCATTCCAGAGAGGAAACCGTCCATGAGACCGCACAGGAAGTGAAGCGTGCCCTAGCCTCCATGCCTTCTGCTCTGAAGGTTATGGGACCGACTCAGGCGCCGGTTTATAAAATACGCAATAAATACAGATACTCCATCCTTCTGAAAAGCCCGGACGCCGCTCTGCTCAAACGGGCTATACATCTCGCCGTTACCTCGTTCAATAAACTAGGCAAAACAGCGGTAATCATGAAGGTTGACCGAGATCCCTACTTCTTCATGTAG
- a CDS encoding nucleoside deaminase encodes MTEFQFTEDDIRFMRLAIEQAQEARAEGEVPIGAVVVRDGEVIGRGRNAKAIAKTATSHAEIIAIEDASRNTGDWRLDECSLYVTVEPCLMCAGTIIHSRIRNVVFGVPEPKFGGVISLAHTFDIQRLNHRVNYKHGIFEDEIREMLKSFFRELRGKK; translated from the coding sequence ATGACGGAATTTCAGTTCACGGAAGATGATATAAGATTCATGCGCCTTGCCATAGAGCAGGCTCAGGAAGCACGGGCGGAAGGCGAAGTTCCCATAGGCGCCGTAGTGGTCAGGGACGGAGAGGTTATAGGCAGGGGCAGAAACGCCAAAGCCATTGCCAAAACCGCCACAAGCCATGCGGAGATAATCGCCATCGAGGACGCGTCAAGAAACACGGGCGACTGGCGGCTTGATGAATGCAGCCTGTATGTCACTGTGGAGCCCTGCCTCATGTGCGCGGGGACAATCATTCACTCGCGCATACGAAATGTTGTTTTCGGCGTGCCGGAGCCTAAATTCGGCGGTGTGATCAGCCTTGCCCATACCTTCGATATTCAGAGACTCAATCATAGGGTCAATTATAAACACGGCATTTTCGAGGATGAAATTCGGGAAATGCTGAAAAGCTTTTTCAGGGAATTGAGAGGGAAAAAATGA
- a CDS encoding RsmE family RNA methyltransferase: MKRIWLDEVSGSSCELRDDAHHYVKTVLRSREGDIFGILTPEKFCTAKITQITNKFTVLEIVEECPVKKPDYRLSVYQCVLKREYMDFAVEKYAELGVTEITPVISARSMKDVKDKSFNRYHDIAVKAVLQSENQHVPIINPPVELADITADHEEKLFFYERKEGKEPVKLKGKNAAIIIGCEGGFEEEEAEILKSKGFRVVSPFKPVLKAETAAVVFTGLVRMELE, from the coding sequence ATGAAAAGAATCTGGCTTGATGAAGTTTCCGGCTCATCCTGCGAACTGCGGGACGATGCTCATCACTATGTAAAAACGGTTCTGAGAAGCAGGGAAGGGGATATTTTCGGTATATTGACCCCTGAAAAATTCTGCACAGCAAAGATCACACAAATAACCAATAAATTTACCGTACTTGAAATAGTAGAAGAGTGTCCGGTGAAAAAGCCGGATTACAGGCTTTCGGTTTATCAGTGTGTGCTCAAGCGTGAATATATGGACTTTGCAGTGGAAAAATACGCCGAACTCGGCGTTACGGAGATTACTCCCGTAATCAGCGCCCGCAGCATGAAGGATGTTAAGGATAAATCCTTTAACAGGTATCACGATATTGCCGTGAAAGCGGTTCTCCAAAGTGAGAATCAGCATGTGCCGATCATAAACCCTCCGGTTGAGCTGGCGGACATCACGGCTGACCACGAGGAAAAGCTGTTTTTCTACGAGCGCAAGGAAGGAAAGGAGCCTGTTAAGCTTAAGGGAAAAAATGCCGCAATTATCATAGGCTGCGAAGGCGGATTTGAAGAGGAAGAGGCGGAAATCCTCAAATCAAAAGGCTTTCGTGTGGTTTCTCCGTTTAAACCCGTGCTAAAGGCTGAAACTGCCGCTGTGGTATTCACCGGACTGGTGCGAATGGAGCTGGAATGA
- a CDS encoding metallophosphoesterase family protein encodes MLGVIGDIHGCVRTLDALLERLFGEYDIHRLVFLGDIVDRGRYSKEVCDLIIDLRKSYEVTLLLGNHEDVMLDYFHSSLRYGPKQFMKLGGDKTISSFTGGRFDRELAQGKDVSLSAYRYFEPYMDFFNSAVICDSVNYDFLKLHFSHAGIGDGSGNGDDESFSPQFRFVWSRNTDKRKTDYFGYTMVHGHTPVVKIDPQINPNKPYINRGKKGEICSINLDTGCVYGYFLSSMIVDDNGDFEFESVKYKDKG; translated from the coding sequence ATGCTGGGAGTAATTGGAGATATACACGGCTGCGTCAGAACCCTTGACGCGCTTCTGGAAAGACTTTTCGGCGAATACGACATACACAGGCTGGTTTTCCTCGGCGACATAGTGGACAGGGGAAGATATTCCAAAGAGGTCTGTGATCTCATCATTGATCTCAGGAAATCTTATGAAGTTACGCTCCTGTTGGGCAACCATGAGGATGTAATGCTGGACTACTTCCATTCCTCCCTGCGGTACGGACCCAAACAGTTTATGAAACTCGGCGGAGATAAAACCATAAGCTCGTTCACCGGAGGCAGGTTTGACAGAGAGCTGGCACAAGGGAAGGATGTCTCTCTCTCTGCCTACAGATACTTTGAGCCTTATATGGACTTCTTCAATTCGGCTGTTATATGCGATTCCGTGAACTATGATTTTTTGAAGCTCCATTTTTCCCACGCAGGTATAGGGGACGGTTCAGGCAACGGGGATGATGAATCCTTCAGCCCGCAGTTCAGGTTTGTCTGGTCGAGGAACACTGATAAAAGAAAGACCGACTATTTCGGCTATACAATGGTGCACGGACATACCCCGGTGGTGAAAATTGATCCGCAGATCAACCCGAATAAGCCTTACATCAATCGGGGCAAAAAAGGGGAGATATGTTCCATAAACCTTGATACAGGATGTGTTTACGGTTATTTCCTCAGTTCGATGATAGTTGACGACAATGGGGATTTTGAGTTTGAATCAGTGAAATATAAGGATAAAGGCTGA
- a CDS encoding 50S ribosomal protein L11 methyltransferase, which yields MKEYRYFTKNEELEDILFDMELTVIEDDFKNEEVVYIVYADTDLSSVFSRFSVEFTVRDVSETGWEEKWKEFLQPGWLTDNVYCCFDSETAAPSGKAVRIIPALAFGTGTHATTQAAARLLESVAAGRTVADVGCGSAILAITASVCGAEKVYAFDIDDMAMGNARDNIELNGCTNIQAWTGGIESLNEQADVVVANIITGVLKSIHDDVISRKPEYIVYSGILLEEYEEFMSSIDTSGYVTDASAEVKEWKGVRLKRCWE from the coding sequence ATGAAAGAATATAGATATTTTACAAAAAATGAAGAACTGGAAGATATTCTGTTCGATATGGAACTCACTGTCATAGAAGATGATTTTAAAAATGAAGAAGTGGTGTACATCGTGTATGCGGATACTGATCTGAGCAGTGTTTTCAGCCGTTTCAGTGTTGAGTTCACAGTAAGGGATGTCAGCGAAACAGGCTGGGAGGAGAAGTGGAAGGAATTTCTTCAGCCCGGCTGGCTGACCGATAATGTCTACTGCTGCTTTGATTCTGAAACCGCCGCTCCCTCCGGCAAGGCGGTGCGCATCATTCCCGCTCTGGCGTTCGGAACCGGAACACACGCCACTACTCAGGCTGCTGCAAGGCTTCTTGAAAGCGTGGCAGCGGGCAGAACAGTTGCCGATGTGGGCTGCGGAAGTGCTATACTCGCCATAACCGCGTCAGTCTGCGGCGCTGAGAAGGTTTACGCCTTTGATATTGATGACATGGCAATGGGCAACGCCCGTGATAACATAGAGCTTAACGGCTGCACTAATATTCAGGCATGGACAGGCGGCATAGAAAGCCTTAATGAACAGGCGGACGTGGTCGTCGCTAACATAATCACAGGCGTGCTTAAAAGCATCCATGATGATGTAATTTCACGCAAGCCTGAATACATAGTTTATTCCGGCATACTTCTGGAAGAATACGAAGAATTTATGAGCAGCATAGATACATCCGGCTATGTCACAGACGCATCAGCGGAAGTTAAAGAGTGGAAAGGAGTGCGTCTTAAAAGATGCTGGGAGTAA
- a CDS encoding pseudouridine synthase → MRLSARLSEIYGISRRNAKKYITGGRVSLNGKIIRKDIEDAEDENPLLKLRPAEQVTDADSFVISIKDNVIFYYKPPFIHSERHTPEDCTTISDLVPETHRLISRLDYETDGILAAVESEAEIHELGKVYIAVVEGMFPDALNMDNAIDAAKRKKVKVLDHKGETPVEFSRRSILHGCSVVQAELKQANRHQLRAYLAHLGFPIIGDKLYGGRDFPRLMLHCEYTSVNKIEETSKRSDNFLDYFSNHI, encoded by the coding sequence ATGAGACTGTCAGCAAGATTAAGTGAGATATACGGTATTTCACGCAGAAACGCAAAGAAATATATAACAGGCGGCAGAGTGAGCCTGAACGGGAAAATCATACGCAAGGATATTGAAGATGCGGAGGATGAAAATCCGCTTCTTAAGCTCCGCCCCGCCGAACAGGTTACAGATGCCGATTCTTTTGTAATATCAATAAAAGACAATGTTATTTTTTATTACAAACCGCCTTTCATCCACAGTGAACGTCACACTCCGGAAGACTGTACAACGATAAGCGACCTTGTCCCTGAAACACACAGGCTCATATCAAGGCTTGATTATGAGACAGACGGAATACTTGCCGCTGTTGAGTCTGAGGCAGAAATACATGAACTTGGAAAAGTGTACATTGCTGTTGTTGAAGGCATGTTCCCTGATGCGCTCAACATGGACAATGCCATAGACGCCGCAAAGAGAAAAAAGGTTAAAGTCCTTGATCATAAAGGCGAAACACCTGTCGAGTTTTCAAGAAGGAGCATTTTGCACGGCTGCTCTGTTGTGCAGGCTGAACTTAAGCAGGCTAACAGACACCAGCTCAGGGCTTATCTGGCGCATTTGGGCTTTCCGATAATCGGCGATAAGCTTTACGGCGGAAGAGATTTTCCGCGCCTTATGCTTCACTGCGAATACACTTCTGTTAACAAAATTGAAGAAACTTCCAAAAGGTCAGACAATTTTCTTGATTATTTTTCAAACCATATTTAA
- a CDS encoding universal stress protein, which yields MFKPKRILVPTDFSSSARVAIQQAKEIAEQYNSELVIIHVKAKEAENLPLFFLDDSKIEEINKHLDEHIDHEIEKIRKEIFSGSIVKPTVRVCHGNPYDEIIKTADSMACDLIVISSKGKSSLDGFFFGSITEKVARRAHCSVLISR from the coding sequence ATGTTTAAACCGAAGAGAATACTGGTGCCGACTGATTTTTCATCATCCGCCAGAGTTGCAATCCAGCAGGCTAAGGAAATTGCGGAGCAGTACAATTCAGAGCTGGTTATAATCCATGTCAAAGCGAAGGAAGCCGAAAATCTTCCCCTGTTTTTCCTTGATGATTCCAAAATTGAAGAAATTAACAAACATCTTGATGAACATATTGATCATGAAATAGAAAAAATCAGAAAAGAGATTTTCTCCGGAAGCATAGTTAAACCGACCGTCAGGGTATGCCACGGCAACCCCTATGATGAAATCATCAAAACGGCAGATTCCATGGCTTGTGACTTAATCGTAATTTCGTCCAAAGGCAAGAGTTCGTTGGACGGATTCTTCTTCGGCAGTATCACGGAAAAAGTTGCAAGAAGAGCGCACTGCTCAGTGCTTATTTCCCGCTGA
- a CDS encoding TAXI family TRAP transporter solute-binding subunit — MKSGLFKTAFAILALCTALIALPSAASAAMYKFSGGPSGGTFMYYANGIAQLVKTPDIRILASASNGSVENVRLVDSGRASMGVAYAGDVFLARKGELTGDTRKYENVMAIGYFYGAPAHMIVRADAKINSTADLAGKRVGVGDAGSGAASNAERYFTQLKVWDKMKPQFIGYRNAAAAFGNNQLDGFWVFAGFPNSSVIEAALQNDVKIMSLWSDAQKGGLVAEYPFYSKVVIPANTYKGQTQPVETIQDGAIWVVNKDVPADVVYEMTKEVYSPEGFKHLIEIHKSAQEMSIEGGLTGIATPVHPGAAKYWKEKGVLK, encoded by the coding sequence ATGAAGTCAGGACTTTTCAAAACAGCTTTTGCTATTTTAGCGCTCTGCACAGCGCTTATAGCTCTCCCCTCCGCTGCGTCCGCCGCTATGTACAAATTCTCAGGCGGTCCCTCAGGCGGAACATTCATGTATTACGCAAACGGCATAGCTCAGCTTGTCAAAACCCCGGACATCAGAATCCTTGCCAGTGCTTCCAACGGTTCTGTTGAAAACGTAAGGCTTGTTGATTCAGGCAGAGCAAGCATGGGTGTTGCTTATGCGGGTGATGTTTTCCTCGCAAGAAAAGGCGAGCTTACCGGTGACACCAGAAAGTATGAAAACGTAATGGCAATAGGCTATTTCTACGGCGCACCCGCCCACATGATAGTCAGAGCCGATGCTAAAATCAATTCCACCGCTGACCTCGCAGGCAAAAGAGTTGGCGTGGGTGACGCAGGCTCGGGCGCTGCTTCCAACGCTGAGCGTTATTTCACTCAGCTTAAAGTATGGGATAAAATGAAGCCTCAGTTCATAGGCTACAGAAACGCTGCGGCAGCCTTCGGCAACAACCAGCTTGACGGCTTCTGGGTATTCGCAGGTTTCCCCAACTCATCGGTTATCGAAGCCGCGCTCCAGAATGATGTTAAAATAATGAGCCTCTGGAGCGACGCACAGAAAGGCGGACTCGTCGCAGAGTATCCTTTCTATTCCAAAGTCGTTATCCCCGCAAACACTTACAAAGGACAGACTCAGCCTGTGGAAACAATTCAGGACGGTGCTATATGGGTAGTTAACAAAGATGTACCCGCTGACGTTGTTTATGAAATGACTAAGGAAGTTTACAGCCCCGAAGGCTTCAAACACCTTATAGAAATCCATAAATCCGCTCAGGAAATGAGCATAGAAGGCGGTCTCACAGGTATAGCCACGCCCGTTCACCCCGGTGCCGCTAAATACTGGAAAGAAAAAGGCGTTCTTAAGTAA